A stretch of Spirosoma oryzicola DNA encodes these proteins:
- the clpB gene encoding ATP-dependent chaperone ClpB has translation MDFKNYTVKAQEVVQKASEIALGNGQQAIETGHLLQAILSEDENVIGFITKKLGINLQNTTGALQAILTTYPKISGGNGSVYLSNDTAAALAKASNYTKEFGDEFVSVELMLLGLMAGKDQIATLLRDAGFNEKQVKTAINELRKGNSVKNQNAEATYQSLERYSINLNERARTGKIDPVIGRDEEIRRVLQILSRRTKNNPILLGEPGVGKTAIVEGLAQRIVSGDVPENLKTKTLVSLDMGLLIAGAKYKGEFEERLKSVIKEVTDSNGEIILFIDEIHTLIGAGAGGEGAMDAANLLKPALSRGELHTIGATTLKEYQKYIEKDKALERRFQAVMVDEPDMADAISILRGIKEKYELHHGVRIKDDAVIASVELSTRYITDRFLPDKAIDLMDEAAAKLRLEMDSVPEELDELNRRIMQLEIEREAIRRENDKEKESLLNKQIADLTEQRSSLQAKWETEKASVNEGRTLKEQLDQLRFEAEQAERTGDYGKVAEIRYGRIPEIETKLNSLAQEGGDKGGSDRMMQEEVTAEDIAEVVAKWTGIPVSKMMQSDREKLLNLEKELGKRVAGQQEAIEAVSDAVRRSRAGMQDPKRPIGSFIFLGTTGVGKTEVARTLAEYLFNDENAMIRIDMSEYQERHAVSRLIGAPPGYVGYDEGGQLTEAVRRKPYSVVLLDEIEKAHPDVWNILLQVLDEGRLTDNKGRVANFKNTIIIMTSNIGSHLIQEKFAEDEGWNHSLVLEEAKSAVMELLKQTIRPEFLNRIDEIVMFEPLTQANIRKIVDIQFNEIKKRLAENGVQLDATDEALTKLGEEGFDPQFGARPLKRVLQRRVLNELSKAILSGEVKKDSVVLMELNNDGEIAFTNLDAEIEL, from the coding sequence ATGGATTTTAAGAATTACACCGTAAAAGCGCAGGAGGTCGTTCAGAAGGCTTCCGAGATCGCCCTTGGCAATGGCCAGCAGGCGATTGAAACCGGTCATCTGCTCCAGGCTATCCTGTCGGAGGATGAAAACGTAATCGGTTTCATTACCAAGAAACTTGGCATTAATTTACAAAATACAACGGGTGCGTTACAGGCCATTCTCACGACTTACCCAAAGATTTCAGGCGGTAATGGTAGTGTGTATCTGAGCAACGACACAGCCGCAGCGTTGGCCAAAGCCAGCAATTATACAAAAGAGTTTGGCGACGAATTTGTGAGCGTTGAACTGATGCTGCTTGGGCTAATGGCAGGTAAAGATCAAATTGCAACGTTATTACGCGACGCCGGTTTCAACGAAAAACAAGTTAAAACCGCGATCAACGAACTTAGAAAAGGGAATTCCGTGAAAAATCAAAACGCCGAAGCAACCTACCAGTCACTCGAACGGTATAGCATCAACCTGAACGAACGGGCACGCACGGGTAAGATCGACCCGGTGATTGGCCGGGATGAAGAAATCCGGCGGGTGCTTCAAATCTTAAGCCGTCGGACTAAAAACAACCCGATTCTGCTTGGTGAGCCGGGCGTCGGTAAAACGGCTATTGTTGAAGGACTTGCCCAACGTATTGTATCGGGTGACGTTCCCGAAAACCTGAAAACAAAAACGCTTGTCTCGCTCGACATGGGTCTGCTGATTGCGGGGGCCAAATATAAAGGCGAGTTCGAAGAACGCCTGAAATCGGTCATCAAAGAGGTGACGGACTCCAACGGTGAAATCATTCTGTTCATCGACGAGATTCACACGCTTATTGGTGCGGGTGCGGGCGGAGAAGGCGCTATGGACGCGGCCAACCTGTTAAAACCAGCCTTATCGCGCGGTGAACTCCACACCATCGGTGCCACGACACTGAAGGAATACCAGAAATACATCGAGAAAGATAAAGCGCTCGAACGTCGATTCCAGGCCGTAATGGTCGATGAACCAGACATGGCCGACGCCATCTCGATTCTGCGCGGTATCAAAGAAAAGTACGAGTTGCACCACGGCGTTCGGATCAAAGACGATGCAGTCATTGCTTCTGTCGAGCTGTCTACGCGCTATATTACCGACCGTTTCCTGCCCGACAAGGCCATTGACTTGATGGACGAGGCTGCTGCTAAACTGCGTCTGGAAATGGATTCGGTTCCGGAAGAACTGGACGAACTCAACCGGCGCATTATGCAGCTGGAAATTGAGCGGGAAGCCATTCGGCGGGAAAACGACAAAGAAAAAGAAAGCCTGCTGAACAAGCAGATCGCTGACCTGACCGAACAGCGGAGTAGTCTGCAAGCCAAGTGGGAAACCGAAAAAGCGTCGGTCAACGAAGGCCGGACACTGAAAGAGCAACTCGATCAGTTACGCTTTGAAGCCGAACAAGCCGAACGAACGGGCGATTACGGAAAAGTTGCCGAGATTCGCTACGGTCGGATTCCTGAGATCGAAACAAAACTCAACTCGCTGGCGCAGGAAGGTGGCGACAAAGGTGGGTCAGATCGGATGATGCAGGAGGAAGTGACCGCCGAAGACATTGCCGAAGTAGTGGCTAAATGGACGGGCATTCCGGTTTCGAAAATGATGCAGAGTGATCGCGAAAAACTGCTCAACCTGGAGAAAGAACTGGGTAAGCGGGTAGCTGGTCAGCAGGAAGCGATTGAAGCAGTGTCGGATGCCGTTCGCCGGAGCCGGGCGGGTATGCAGGACCCCAAACGGCCAATCGGTTCGTTTATCTTCCTTGGTACAACGGGGGTTGGTAAAACGGAAGTCGCCCGGACATTAGCCGAATACCTCTTCAACGACGAGAATGCGATGATACGAATCGACATGTCGGAGTATCAGGAACGTCACGCCGTAAGCCGACTGATTGGTGCTCCTCCGGGATACGTTGGCTACGACGAAGGTGGTCAGTTGACCGAAGCGGTGCGCCGGAAACCTTACTCGGTCGTTTTGCTCGATGAGATCGAAAAAGCACACCCCGATGTCTGGAACATCCTGTTGCAGGTGCTTGATGAGGGTCGTCTGACGGATAACAAAGGCCGCGTAGCGAACTTCAAGAATACGATCATCATCATGACTTCCAACATCGGTAGCCATCTGATTCAGGAGAAATTTGCTGAAGACGAAGGCTGGAACCATTCGCTGGTGCTGGAAGAAGCGAAATCAGCCGTGATGGAGTTGCTGAAACAAACCATCCGCCCTGAATTCCTGAACCGGATTGACGAAATCGTGATGTTCGAACCGCTGACGCAGGCCAACATTCGCAAGATTGTCGATATTCAGTTCAACGAGATCAAGAAACGGCTAGCCGAAAATGGCGTACAGCTCGACGCGACGGACGAAGCTCTTACCAAGCTTGGCGAAGAAGGCTTCGATCCCCAATTTGGCGCTCGCCCGCTGAAACGCGTACTGCAACGCCGGGTCTTGAACGAACTGTCTAAAGCGATCTTATCCGGTGAGGTGAAGAAAGACTCAGTCGTACTGATGGAGTTGAACAACGATGGCGAGATTGCCTTCACCAACCTCGACGCTGAAATAGAATTATAA
- a CDS encoding Bax inhibitor-1/YccA family protein encodes MESQSYSERHHPSLTAEQIRQEQAAFMTQVYGWMSVALLITATVSIWVASSPAILELVFGNRIVFYGLLIGQVLMVMSLSAAIQRLSAQMATALFIGYAIMNGLTLACIFLLYTGGSIASTFFVTAGTFGAMSAYGYFTKRDLTSLGGFLLMALIGLIIASLVNLFWHNETLYWISTYAGVLIFVGLTAYDTQKIKEMYAIGDAGTEGGRKVAVMGALRLYLDFINMFLYLLRLFGRRR; translated from the coding sequence ATGGAATCACAATCGTATTCTGAACGACACCATCCTTCGCTGACCGCCGAGCAAATCAGGCAGGAGCAGGCCGCCTTTATGACGCAGGTCTACGGGTGGATGTCTGTTGCTTTACTCATAACGGCCACTGTTTCAATCTGGGTTGCCAGTTCGCCCGCCATCCTGGAGCTGGTTTTTGGTAACCGGATTGTTTTCTACGGTTTGCTGATTGGCCAAGTGCTGATGGTCATGTCGTTGTCGGCGGCTATCCAGCGTCTGTCGGCGCAAATGGCTACGGCCCTGTTTATTGGCTACGCTATAATGAACGGGTTAACGCTGGCCTGTATTTTCCTACTTTATACGGGCGGTTCAATTGCCTCCACCTTCTTCGTGACAGCCGGTACATTTGGGGCAATGAGTGCTTATGGCTATTTTACCAAACGCGATCTAACGTCTTTGGGAGGTTTCCTGTTGATGGCGCTTATCGGATTGATTATTGCTTCGCTCGTCAACTTGTTTTGGCACAACGAAACCTTGTACTGGATTTCGACCTACGCGGGGGTACTCATCTTCGTCGGCCTGACCGCTTACGATACCCAGAAAATAAAGGAAATGTACGCTATTGGTGACGCCGGTACCGAGGGAGGACGGAAAGTAGCCGTTATGGGTGCGTTACGGCTCTACCTTGATTTTATCAATATGTTTCTGTATCTACTGCGGTTGTTTGGCCGCCGGCGGTAG
- the namA gene encoding NADPH dehydrogenase NamA: MSTLFSPITIRSIQFKNRIVVSPMCQYSSENGFANDWHLVHLGSRAVGGAGLIITEATAVSPEGRISPNDLGIWTNEHIAGLKRITQFLNQHGAIAGVQLAHAGRKASTQRPWDGGKAILSNQDKGWETVAPSAIPFTDSDPRPLALTVEGIKNVLIDFQDAARRSVEAGFQVIEIHAAHGYLLHEFLSPLSNQRTDEYGGSFDNRIRLLLEVVSHVQAVWPEEYPLFVRISATDWTEGGWTVEDSVALANVLQSKGVDVIDCSTGGNVAHAKIPVGPGYQVEFAERVKKEAGVMTAAVGLITDVEQAETILADGRADFVLLAREFLRDPYFPLHAAHVLGDEVAWPVQYERAKPRRDHK; this comes from the coding sequence ATGTCAACTCTTTTTTCGCCGATTACCATTCGAAGTATTCAGTTCAAGAATCGAATTGTTGTTTCGCCCATGTGCCAGTATTCCAGTGAAAACGGCTTTGCCAACGATTGGCATCTAGTTCATTTAGGAAGCCGGGCAGTAGGTGGTGCCGGACTGATTATTACCGAAGCTACCGCTGTTTCGCCCGAGGGCCGTATCTCACCCAACGATTTAGGTATCTGGACGAATGAACACATTGCTGGTTTGAAACGAATCACCCAATTTCTGAATCAGCACGGAGCCATCGCGGGTGTTCAGTTGGCTCATGCCGGTCGGAAAGCCAGCACGCAGCGGCCCTGGGATGGTGGTAAAGCCATTCTGTCGAATCAGGATAAAGGCTGGGAAACTGTTGCGCCGAGTGCCATACCGTTTACAGACTCTGATCCAAGACCACTTGCTTTAACCGTCGAAGGCATAAAAAACGTTTTGATCGATTTTCAGGATGCCGCCCGGCGATCGGTGGAAGCGGGTTTTCAGGTGATTGAAATTCACGCGGCACATGGGTATTTGCTCCACGAATTTTTGTCGCCGTTGAGTAACCAACGGACCGACGAATACGGGGGATCGTTCGATAATCGGATCCGTTTGTTGCTGGAAGTGGTTAGCCATGTTCAGGCTGTCTGGCCGGAAGAATATCCGCTTTTCGTCCGTATATCGGCAACCGATTGGACGGAAGGGGGCTGGACTGTGGAGGATTCGGTCGCACTGGCCAACGTGCTTCAGTCCAAAGGAGTTGATGTAATCGACTGCTCAACTGGTGGCAACGTTGCTCATGCCAAAATTCCAGTAGGTCCAGGTTATCAGGTCGAATTTGCGGAGCGGGTTAAAAAAGAAGCGGGTGTTATGACCGCAGCCGTGGGCCTCATTACAGACGTTGAACAGGCCGAAACGATTCTTGCGGATGGTCGCGCGGATTTTGTGCTGCTGGCTCGTGAATTTCTCCGAGATCCATATTTCCCACTTCATGCAGCCCATGTTCTGGGTGATGAGGTTGCCTGGCCGGTGCAATACGAACGGGCGAAGCCAAGACGGGATCATAAGTAA
- a CDS encoding cation diffusion facilitator family transporter has product MPASKTPIYSALAANLAIAITKFIAASVTGSSAMISEGIHSLVDTLNEILLLLGLARSKKPADANRPFGYGKEQYFWAFIVSILIFGVGGGVSFYEGITHLQHPEPIEKPLWNYIVLGIAFCFDGISFITAFKEFNRQRGTQPFWSAVKRSKDPSTFVVLFEDASDLLGLIVAFLGVFLGHQFNNPYFDGAASIIIGLILTAVSVVLARESRSLLMGESIEPQTLQKIVELVERDDAVTSVLQSPSMYLGPEEVIVMLVVDFHDALSTAELNKAIQRIRDAIQQHFPLVKHVFIEPGVPNQPVHAPKHGHPVR; this is encoded by the coding sequence ATGCCTGCGTCCAAGACTCCGATTTACAGCGCTTTAGCCGCTAACCTAGCCATTGCCATTACCAAATTCATAGCCGCTAGCGTTACGGGTAGTTCGGCCATGATTTCGGAAGGTATTCACTCGCTGGTTGATACACTGAACGAAATCCTGCTGTTGCTGGGGCTTGCTCGCAGTAAGAAACCAGCCGATGCGAACCGCCCGTTTGGCTACGGCAAGGAGCAGTATTTTTGGGCATTCATCGTATCGATCCTGATCTTTGGCGTAGGTGGTGGCGTTTCATTTTACGAAGGCATCACGCATCTTCAGCACCCGGAGCCGATTGAAAAGCCGCTCTGGAATTACATTGTCCTTGGCATCGCTTTTTGCTTCGACGGCATTTCCTTTATCACGGCGTTCAAGGAATTCAATCGACAACGGGGTACACAGCCGTTCTGGTCGGCGGTAAAACGCAGCAAAGACCCATCAACGTTTGTTGTGCTATTTGAGGACGCTTCCGATTTGCTGGGGTTGATCGTAGCGTTTCTGGGCGTTTTTCTTGGCCACCAGTTCAACAATCCGTATTTCGACGGTGCCGCTTCCATCATCATTGGTTTGATTCTGACGGCAGTTTCGGTTGTTCTGGCGCGCGAAAGCCGAAGTTTACTCATGGGCGAAAGCATTGAACCGCAAACGTTACAAAAAATCGTTGAGTTGGTCGAACGCGACGACGCCGTAACCAGTGTGCTTCAATCACCCTCGATGTACCTTGGTCCCGAAGAAGTTATTGTTATGCTCGTTGTTGACTTCCACGATGCTTTATCTACGGCAGAACTGAATAAAGCAATCCAACGAATACGAGACGCGATTCAACAGCATTTTCCACTTGTAAAACACGTATTTATTGAACCGGGTGTTCCGAATCAACCCGTACACGCACCAAAACATGGGCACCCCGTCCGCTAG
- a CDS encoding TspO/MBR family protein: MKNSSFWRIATAVFAVGSILYTTMASSQSRQQGRERQPEDSDDEEREYDVPVEYQNVFDKNPIVPAGWAFGVVWSTIYSGLGSLLVHQALPSQAFNPRYQKALPWWWASWTCNAIFGRFFSQNDPQSIVISDLTTKLNLPAALALHQSLEIGKSDVPTPEKYLRIPVSLYAGWLTAATVVGTPDTLLTLGWWERDEERDEPLAAGILGATAGAGYLIARRLNDPWYMVPFVAGFGGIATRQWNKLPLLGWTAASLASTYVGLLAYWLPKGKFHEYDRIIVHDAEAEVIADQIETPEPQQAQIVRERMKPIEAEGLD, translated from the coding sequence ATGAAAAATTCATCATTCTGGCGAATTGCTACAGCCGTCTTTGCCGTTGGTAGCATATTGTACACGACGATGGCTAGCAGCCAGTCCCGCCAGCAGGGACGTGAGCGGCAACCGGAGGATTCGGACGACGAAGAGCGTGAATATGACGTGCCGGTCGAGTACCAAAACGTTTTTGACAAAAACCCGATTGTTCCGGCAGGCTGGGCGTTTGGTGTCGTCTGGTCAACGATCTATTCGGGCTTAGGTTCGTTGCTGGTTCATCAGGCGCTTCCTTCTCAGGCGTTCAACCCACGCTATCAGAAAGCGCTGCCGTGGTGGTGGGCAAGCTGGACGTGCAACGCCATCTTCGGTCGGTTCTTCTCGCAGAACGACCCGCAAAGCATTGTCATTTCTGATCTGACAACGAAGCTTAACCTCCCAGCAGCATTGGCGTTACATCAAAGTCTGGAAATCGGCAAAAGCGATGTGCCTACTCCAGAAAAATACCTGCGCATTCCGGTGAGTTTGTATGCTGGATGGCTGACAGCAGCGACAGTCGTCGGTACGCCCGACACGTTACTGACACTTGGCTGGTGGGAACGTGACGAAGAGCGGGATGAACCACTTGCCGCTGGCATTCTGGGTGCAACTGCCGGGGCAGGTTACCTCATTGCCCGTCGGCTGAATGACCCTTGGTATATGGTTCCGTTCGTCGCCGGTTTTGGTGGTATTGCTACCCGGCAGTGGAACAAATTACCGCTTCTGGGCTGGACAGCCGCTAGCCTGGCATCTACTTATGTCGGTTTATTAGCTTATTGGCTGCCCAAGGGTAAATTCCATGAGTATGACCGCATCATTGTGCACGATGCCGAAGCTGAAGTCATAGCCGATCAAATTGAAACACCGGAGCCTCAACAGGCCCAAATCGTCCGGGAACGGATGAAGCCAATTGAAGCCGAAGGACTGGATTAG
- the ypfJ gene encoding KPN_02809 family neutral zinc metallopeptidase: MRWLNQNESENVEDRRGSSGGGGLLVGGGIGSVVIAVIVMLLGGDPSQILNSSAPEEQSASQAPTGPQPDDKAAQFTRLVLGSTEKVWTDLFAKQGAQYRKPVLVMFRGATTSGCGTAQEEMGPFYCPLDQKVYIDLSFYDLLAQRFQAPGDFAMAYVVAHEIGHHVQKQLGIMDKTDELRQRLSQREYNRVSVRLELQADFFAGVWAHHAQGQSFVLDENDVESALTAANAIGDDKIQEETQGRVVPDAFTHGTSAQRVYWFKKGLRTGDLSQGDTFNSREDANLQ; this comes from the coding sequence ATGCGTTGGTTAAACCAAAACGAAAGCGAAAACGTCGAAGACCGTCGCGGTAGCAGCGGGGGTGGTGGCTTGTTAGTTGGTGGTGGCATTGGCTCAGTAGTCATTGCTGTAATCGTGATGCTACTTGGTGGCGACCCGTCGCAGATCCTGAACAGCAGTGCCCCGGAAGAACAGTCAGCGTCTCAGGCACCTACCGGACCTCAGCCTGATGATAAAGCCGCTCAGTTTACCCGGCTCGTGCTGGGTAGTACCGAGAAAGTATGGACCGATTTGTTTGCTAAGCAGGGCGCGCAATACCGTAAGCCGGTTCTGGTTATGTTCCGAGGAGCAACAACGTCAGGTTGTGGTACCGCGCAGGAAGAGATGGGGCCTTTTTATTGTCCTCTCGACCAGAAAGTGTACATCGACTTGTCGTTCTACGACCTGTTGGCTCAACGATTTCAGGCACCCGGCGATTTCGCGATGGCTTATGTGGTAGCGCACGAAATCGGGCACCACGTACAGAAGCAGTTAGGCATCATGGATAAAACGGACGAACTGCGCCAACGACTCAGCCAGCGGGAATACAACCGTGTGTCGGTTCGTCTTGAGCTCCAGGCCGATTTTTTTGCGGGTGTCTGGGCGCATCACGCGCAAGGACAAAGCTTCGTACTCGATGAGAACGATGTCGAGTCGGCGCTGACCGCAGCCAATGCGATTGGTGATGATAAGATCCAGGAAGAAACGCAGGGTCGGGTCGTACCCGATGCCTTCACGCATGGCACGTCAGCCCAACGGGTTTACTGGTTCAAAAAAGGGCTCCGAACCGGCGATCTTAGCCAGGGCGATACCTTCAACAGTCGTGAAGACGCCAATCTACAATAA
- a CDS encoding DUF4160 domain-containing protein, whose product MPEISRFFGIIIYMYAKDHLPPHFHAEYNGEEAMFAIESGEIIIGSLPKKPTRLVQAWVELHRDELMDNYNLLQQEIGSFKKIKPLE is encoded by the coding sequence ATGCCTGAGATCAGCCGATTTTTTGGAATCATCATCTACATGTATGCTAAAGATCATCTCCCTCCTCACTTTCATGCAGAATATAACGGCGAAGAAGCCATGTTCGCGATTGAATCTGGTGAAATTATAATTGGCAGTTTACCTAAAAAGCCAACCCGCCTTGTTCAAGCGTGGGTTGAGTTACACAGAGATGAACTGATGGATAACTACAATTTGTTGCAACAGGAGATTGGCAGTTTCAAGAAAATAAAACCGTTAGAATAA
- a CDS encoding DUF2442 domain-containing protein, with the protein MLPRIRQILFVEPYKVTCLWNTGEVREIDLQPLLTDSVTKPNSPVNRLFDKELFERVKTDGRTLYWDNLLTMIDYDGNYIPAPLDFDPDVMYERSRLVD; encoded by the coding sequence ATGCTACCGCGCATCCGCCAGATACTTTTTGTCGAGCCCTATAAGGTTACTTGCTTGTGGAATACAGGCGAAGTGCGTGAAATCGATTTGCAGCCTTTACTTACCGACTCCGTTACGAAACCGAATAGTCCTGTCAATCGCTTATTTGACAAAGAACTGTTTGAGCGAGTAAAAACTGACGGGCGAACCCTGTATTGGGATAACTTGCTGACGATGATCGACTACGATGGCAATTATATACCGGCTCCACTAGATTTTGACCCCGATGTTATGTATGAACGAAGTCGTTTGGTAGATTAG
- a CDS encoding response regulator: protein MNQYATQAVFIADDDEDDRYLLQIAFREYCPACQLRFATDGLNLLDALTQTDIHPCLIILDMNMPRLNGLESLSVLRSNPLYQKTPIIILTTSSAAGDRQRAHELGANDFITKPLSLNLFGPIIHKLRETWHLDGCI from the coding sequence ATGAATCAATACGCTACTCAAGCTGTTTTTATCGCTGATGACGACGAAGATGATCGTTATTTGTTGCAGATCGCCTTTCGAGAATACTGTCCAGCGTGCCAGTTGCGATTTGCTACCGATGGTCTAAACCTTCTCGACGCATTAACGCAGACGGACATCCATCCGTGCCTGATTATTCTGGACATGAATATGCCCCGGCTTAATGGCTTAGAATCGTTGTCCGTTTTACGAAGCAATCCGCTTTATCAGAAAACGCCCATCATCATTCTGACGACCTCGAGTGCAGCGGGAGACCGGCAACGCGCTCATGAACTGGGCGCCAATGATTTCATTACAAAGCCATTAAGCCTGAACTTGTTCGGACCAATTATCCACAAACTTCGTGAAACCTGGCATCTCGACGGATGTATCTAG
- a CDS encoding DUF6582 domain-containing protein — translation MAKDPKIDRRDDVSPTEGEHKYGDVEFADPTNKKYPIDTPEHVRAAWSYINHKDNAEKYDADDVEQIKERIKKAAKKHDVAIESD, via the coding sequence ATGGCAAAAGATCCAAAAATTGATCGGCGTGACGACGTTAGTCCGACCGAGGGAGAGCATAAATACGGTGACGTAGAATTTGCTGATCCTACCAACAAAAAGTACCCCATTGACACCCCTGAACATGTACGGGCGGCCTGGAGCTACATCAATCACAAGGATAACGCGGAAAAATATGACGCCGACGACGTAGAACAAATCAAGGAACGCATCAAAAAAGCGGCAAAAAAACACGACGTAGCGATCGAGTCCGATTAG